Proteins encoded by one window of Camelus bactrianus isolate YW-2024 breed Bactrian camel chromosome 9, ASM4877302v1, whole genome shotgun sequence:
- the LOC123618755 gene encoding nuclear receptor coactivator 5-like, protein MIHLASESSLTRALQEVKDDGSPFCILVEQSNVKLSSCTVIMLHESIKIHRHMPLEDALVLVAKEHRRVFAKREQQERTETSLRAGDLVDDFLARECLTSYSVPSGIQHLLFLLNEGKHLYRNELDVLIDYLKTRKGQLEGFETPNPLASSDHSSFQGRTTLIVGKPPPLLPTPRKRSFVGPPPPLLVKSPLLGLVNPKGLFPPPPLLAVPSKRPAPLGCLPPKPTKRPLLGEKPGLLVPPPVLLQSVLHKQTVQPVSLLN, encoded by the exons ATGATTCACCTCGCCTCTGAGTCGAGCCTCACTCGAGCACTCCAGGAAGTTAAAGACGATGGGTCCCCATTTTGTATTCTTGTCGAACAGTCCAACGTAAAACTTTCTTCCTGCACTGTAATTATGCTTCATGAGTCTATCAAAA TACATCGGCATATGCCCCTGGAGGATGCCCTGGTGCTGGTGGCTAAAGAACATAGGAGAGTTTTTGCTAAGCGGGAGCAGCAGGAACGCACTGAAACTTCTCTGAGGGCTGGAGATCTGGTAGATGACTTCCTGGCCCGGGAGTGCCTCACCAGCTACTCTGTCCCTTCGGGCATTCAGCATCTTCTTTTCCTGTTAAACGAGGGCAAGCATTTGTACAGGAATGAGCTGGATGTACTCATCGACTACCTGAAGACCAGGAAAGGACAACTGGAAG GCTTTGAGACACCAAATCCTTTGGCCAGCAGTGATCATTCCTCATTTCAAGGCAGAACTACCCTCATCGTGGGCAAGCCACCTCCACTTCTTCCAACCCCCAGAAAGAGATCCTTCGTAGGCCCTCCTCCCCCACTTCTTGTCAAGTCCCCTTTGTTAG GATTGGTCAACCCCAAAGGTctgtttccccctcccccacttctggCAGTCCCCTCCAAGAGGCCTGCACCTTTGGGATGCCTCCCTCCCAAGCCTACCAAACGTCCATTACTTGGGGAGAAGCCAGGCCTTTTAGTACCACCACCAG TTCTTTTGCAGTCGGTGCTGCACAAGCAGACAGTTCAACCTGTGTCTTTGCTGAACTAA